The Oreochromis aureus strain Israel breed Guangdong linkage group 16, ZZ_aureus, whole genome shotgun sequence genome includes the window TCCGGGCTTGGTGGAGGACTTTCACATGCCCGACTTCTTTGAACCTGAGCAGTTCTTCTCCAGCGTGTTCCGCATCAGCTCCTGCGGTCTGCAGCTGTGGACACACTATGATGTGAGTTTCAGAGGCAGCTGTTGCAGGACTGTCTGTGTATTTTTCTAAACATGCACGGTCCTTTCTTCTTGGTTTTTTGCACTTTGGTTTCTTTAGGTGATGGACAACCTGCTGGCTCAGGTGACTGGGACAAAGAGAGTGGTCCTCTACAGCCCCCAGGATGCTTTGCACCTCTACCTGTCAGGTTAgtggctgtaaaaacaaaacaaaacaggacttCCTGTTAGTTTTAATGCTGAAAAAGTACCGCATCTACTGTGTCCACtcacagtaaagagacagttaGCACCAAAATCACATGAAGAGATTTTCCAGATGATTCTGCTACGAGTTGCCGGTTTTTTGGAGATATCTGCAGGATCTTCTCACATTAGAAGAACAAGTACCTACTGGTTTAGCGTTTAGGTTGCTAAATGTTGGTTTTTGAAGATGCAGGCTAAAGTTATCCACCAACAAGCATGAGCTTGGTTAGCAGCGTGTTTATCATTGTTTCCCATTAGGCGATAAGTCAGAGGTTTTGGACATTGACGTCCCCGATCTGAAGCGGTTTCCTGAGTTTGTGAAAGCAAAGAGATACGAGTGCGTGCTGGAGCCCGGAGATCTGCTTTTCATCCCCGGTAGGTGGAGTGCTTCATTCCTCCTACAGCCAAACATGAAACACGACTGAACCCAGTGTCCTTGTTTTCCACAGCTCTATGGTTCCACAACACACTCGCTCTGGAGTTTGGAGTGGGCGTTAATGTCTTCTGGCGCCATCTACCTGCAGACAGCTACGACAAGAAGGACCCGTACGGTAACAAAGACCCTGTGGCTGCAACGCGAGCGCTTCAGGCCCTGGAGAGGGTGCTTCACACTCTGGATGAACTGCCAGCAGAGTATCGGGACTTCTACGGGCGGCGCATGATTCAGCGCATTCAGAAGAGGACGTACTGCGATAGGAAAATAGACGCGGAGCAGAACTCTGAgactacattacccagcagtcCATTTACTAAACCTGGATGAGTTCTGAGGCATGTGAAGTATCCAGTAAAGCAGCACTGCTTTGCTCAGCATGGAGGTTGACTGTTGATAGTTTGACTGTGTGTTGTgtaaaaaaattgaaattgGAGCTGAAAAATCAGACCTTCCACAGAGGAAACATGGATGCAGCtcacctgttttttttcctttaataaagCTTAAAGACTGAATGGAAAGGGGTGTGGCCACTTCTGAATGGCGATTGACAGCTTGACCATGTTTGTGGTGATACATGAAGAGAGAtaaaatactgtgcaaaagtcttgagccaactcttatattttgcttctaagcagtcagactttcttgtaaatTTTTAAAGTGGGTGTGAACAATGATCCTCCAGCTCTCTAAAGGTGCGTCTAAGGGTTTTgcttggacattggctgctttttcactcattgtcAGTCCAGTCCTAGTGCCTGACCCTTTCCATTATTACCCTTTGGTTGTAAAACGGCTGATGAGGTATTGTTGTCAACCTGCCGGGCAGACAAGCGGACACCCAAGTTTGCGAATGCGATAATGTGAGAACCAAATGACGTACAAACCTCAAAGTGACACCATAGGTGCAGCTACTAAAAAATCTCAGACAAATTCGAATCCAAGTGACCTcaacctcaaggtcagaggttttctgaaaatcataACTTTAGAAAAAGGTGTTGTATTAATCTCCTACAAGGCTGAGGGGTAGAACTAGTGGCCGCCAGTACTTTTGAATTATTTGTTATTTAGGACAATTAATGCTAGGCACCTAGCTCAAGAAATTAACCGGTATTGTGTCAACAGCAAGTTGTATTTTATCTTTAGGTACTCTTTTACTCGCAGTCTGTCACAAAACATGCCAAAGACAACAGGTTAACAGAAAACTTGTGTTTTTGCACCGACAAGGTGATTCTCAagctattagccaaaaacttggcatatttcagtatggtgtgcagtgtgtccttacgAATTTGAAGAAACTTGGAcaaaagaagtggcaggcctaaaGACCTATatgcagcagatgaacagtatctgaaagtcatgtttttAAGAAACAGGGACAGATCTAGCAAACACCTGACACAGGACATGAGAGATGCAGCTGGACcttcagctgatcagctgaagGTCCAGTGTTTCCACTGAAGCCTGGTCAGAAATGCTCTCTGTGGACGGGTCGCTGTTAAGAAGCCATTCTGAAGGAatataaaacatggtggaggctctgttatGGTGTGAAGCTGaatttcagtcagtggtgttggagatgtCAAAACTGATGGACCTAACAAGGAAAAGTACAGTCAGATTTTGATGCAACGTTCAGTACCATCTGACAAGCCTGTGATTGACAAccgcttcatttttcagcatgacaatgattcCAAACATGCTACCAGTGCATTAAAAGCACATCTAAAtagaaaaacagcaaatgattcagtttgaatttttttattgcacaaaggTTACAGTTCTTTGCTTCCTTACAAACAGTTTAAAGCTCTGTAAACAGTGAAGCAGCATCTCCCCAGTGTGCTCTGTATCTCCTGCTAACACCGCTTTGTGAGTCCCTGTCGTCACATTTCGTCAGTAAGTCTCAGCGTTTACGTGAGTGCACAAGAGCCAACCAGTGACCGACTACGTGAAGCAGGAAGAAGCTCCGAGATACGATTGTTTCCCAGAAGGAGACGGATACACGCTGTGGGCAAAAACTTTCAGTAAACTGCTGGCTACGTGAAAAACTCCAAAAAtgttctgactgatcagatcaCATTCGAGGTGCTACAAAAACCATCTTGCATAGTTGACAAAACACCCAGACTTTAACCTCAGTTTAAAACTAGTTTGGCTTTggatgcaaaaagaaaaagaaaaacaacaacacaaagctgAAGGTAACAGTCTGAGCCGTGGCTAACGGCGCCGTGCACCGTCCTGAATTTCTCTTCCCTCCGTTTGAGTTAGGAGACGAAACATCTCGgtgaagagcagcagagagTTGGGGGAGGAAGCGCAACATTTTGTGGGCCCGGTTCTGGTTCAGCCACAGTCACAATGAAAGTACATGAACGGGCGCACCCCTCAGTTCCTTCATGTACTTTCTGGGTGTGTGCACGATGCTATGAAAAACACTCATcggacagaaaacaaagaaatggcaCATGGCTTGTTGGTGTTCTCTATTCTGTGGATAActatgtgtgatttttttgtgttttattaagGTTGTTATTAGGCAGCTGAAAGAGAAAGCCGGATGATTCCCTTTTTAAGCCAGTTTTTGGTTAAAATCAcgatgaagctgctgcagttgGTGCTATGGAGTCTGCGCCATGCCGCGGCTGGACTTCATCTTCTCCAGTCTTTTAGAAAGGTGGCTGTTGTTGGACTCGAGCTCCTCGATCTTGTCCAGTGCCGACCGCAGCTGTTGGATTGAGCAGGAGGAAAGAGAACAGATTATCTTTTGAATTCGAGCCGGAGCCTCTTAGATTATCCAGCTTCTAATTCTGGGGTGAGAAAACGATACTCTACCTCTCTCTGGAGTTTGCGTTTCTCGGCCTTCAGGTCGTCCTCAATTTTTTCAGCGTTCTCAGCAGCAGACTTGTAGCGTGTCACCTGACCCTCAAGTCTGGTCACCTGCATAGCAAAGAAAAGCCATGATTTAAAGCTAAGCATTTAAGTCTTTAAAGGTGCTTAAgcaagcattttattttgaaaatttaaaaactttgacaCTCCGTATTTGAAAAGCCAATTAAAATATGTTTGAGAGATAAGTCTGAAATGTTTTGACAAACAAGCTTTCATCAGTGTCACTTTTACTTCTAAGATCCAGCTAGCGCTAAGCAGCAGCCCCGGCTCGTTTCATCTTGTGTTTGTCAGACTGGTTAGTTCATCGTTTTACTGGTTCAGCTCCCTCTCCAGTGAGTTTTAAACTGCAGATGGTGAGCTTCAGCTCCCCAACAGGAACCCCACATACAGGTGGAGAATTTGTTTATCCAATGCTACATCTAGATGGGGAGCAGAATGAGGAGTTGGGGTCTGACCAGAGAACCAAAGACTCACAAAGAGCCATCTGACAGTGAGGGCCTCTAAACACAGACCTGCCCTGCATGCAGGGAGAGATAAATGAGCTAGCTGATTAGCAGTGACTGGAATTtctaaagaaaacacacacagcgtATTTAATGATTTTTATCTGCTTACATTTTGTTCTAACGCCGTCGCTTCTTGCTCTGCCTTCACGAGTTTGAACTTCAACTCGCTGATCTGCCTGTTGGAGTCTCCTGGAAGGaatttaaaaagagatttaaatttttttaaaatcataaacacaaacttaaaaaCTAGAAGGCTGTTTCTGATTTATTTGACTTACTCTGTAATTCCATTATGTTTGGATCGTTTCCATTTTCAATAATTTCAGCATCTGGGCTGATGTCTGTGCTGTTcttctcagttttctgttccaATTGAGCTTTTAGTTTCTTTACCTGTAATAGAGGCATCAAAAGACTCACCAGTCAAATCtgttaaaaacaattttaaaaagtacaaaacaaacaatgaatTTAAAAGAAGACACAGGAGGCACTGGTGCAACTGGAGAAGTAAAAGATTCATACAGATGTGTAAGACAgacttaaaatataaatctgctCACCTGCTCTATCATTTTCTCACGCTCATCCACCAGTTTCCTCAGACGAATCTCTGAAATTAAAGCacatattttagaaaaaaaaaaagagaaaagaatcgCAGCATATTTGCAACTTTCTAATAATTACAATGACTTTGTTCCAtcttaaaaaggaaaataaaatcacatACCAGGGGTGGGAGGACCCGGAGAGATGACAGGGAGGGGGCTGGGGTTGATGCATGCAACAGAGCAGGCATCCAATGAGGGCGTGATGGagcagtgtgtgagggatgGGAGGGGGGTGTTAGCATGCACAAACTGTGGAGAGGAGGGGTCAGTGCAAGAGCACACAGCTTCCTGGACTATAGTCACACTGCATGACAACACACAATGAGCTACAAAAATGATATTTAGGTGTAAATGTGAAGAATAAACATATCTAATTAAAAATATtgtcattaaaaaacatttatttagagCAACATTTCAAACAGGTAACAGCAGGGTGTTTATTAGCATTTCaaagttgtttttcatttagtgcaacaaaaaaagaaacgtaCATTAACATACATGTTCTGTGCAGAGTGTGTGAAAGCAAAAATGGCTTTAAACTAATTTAAACACTGACATGAGGGACAGAACATGTTCGAGCTCGTTATCTTAAGTCTTAATAACAATTAcccattaatatttatttttgttgtggaCTCATGACATAAGTAGATGACGGAAATTGCACCGAGATGCGATGATGCTGTAGCAGAACCGTTGGAGAGCAATATAATCAGAGATGTGTGACATGGTACAAGCAGcaaaataaatgtccatcaatATCTGAATGAATGTTACCTGTTATATCAAGTGCATCATAGCCTGTGTATAAGCCTACAGTTACCTTAACAGTTTAGATCTTCATCTttccacaaattgttttttttgtttgcacaaATGAGCTCAATGAAAAGAGATTAAGAAAATATACAAACTTACATCAATATTTATTTGGAAAGAATCAAAGTGCTTTGAGGTTTAAACCGCTTTCTAAACATCAGTAAAATAACAGTTAAGGCATGTTAAGCACATCTGTAGACTACGACATCTTACATTCCTCTTTGCCCTTTCCtttgcctttctttccactcttctTTGACTCCTTCCCTGACTGTGCTGCCCCTTTATTGCTGCCCGCTTGGTCTGCACTCTTTGGTAAATCTGCATCTTCATCCTGCACCGCATTCTTGACCACATCTATCCCTGCCTCTACTAATGAAGACACAGTCTGGTTAATGTTCTCTGCAACAGCTCCCGGCGCTCCAGCGCTCGAGACTTCCTCTGAAGCTTTGCCTGGCTGGTCTGCTTCACCGGCTTCTTCTTTATGTGCGTTTATCTCTTCTTCACACACATTTTCCAACTTTTCTGAGGTAGCTTCCTCATGAGCCACAGAGTTTTGGTCTTCTTGAGGCACCGTATCTGGGTCTTTATCTGCCTGGTTACCTCCATCACTGCCTTCAGCTGACTTGTTTTCATTTGACTCGGCATTACTTTGGCACAGCCCATTGTTGGTTTCATCTGCCGTTAATTCAACTCCCTCATCAATTTCTTCCTGCTCTGGATTTTGGCAACGACTCAATTCTTCAGCTGCTTCAATATCCATGTCATCAAAATCAAAAGACTGcccttcatcttcatcatcctcttcCCCTTCATTCTCCAACTGATTATTATTTTCAGATTGGTCTTTGTTGGATTCATGCGGTTGCTCAGCTGACAAGGATGACTCTTCCTCATGTTGATCATTTTTATGTTGTGGATCTTCCACGACAGCCAATTTCTGATCAGCTGAAGAACCAGTCTCAGTAGCTTCTTGTGGAGCCTGTGGCGTATCTAACATGACAGCAGCACTGATCTCTAGTTCTTCGTCCTGCACTACAGTCTCATTGCTTAAGGCTTCAGGGCTTTCTGTTGATGACGCACCATCACAACTGTTGCTTTTTTCATCTGGATTAACTAAATCTTTGGGTTCTTccagatttttgttttctaaattaTCACCATCCTGATGTGGAGATGTGACAATGGCAGGAGGGCACTCTTGTTCAGTCTCTGCTCTTGGCTCCCCATCAGCGGACTCCTCAGGACCGTCGCTGGTAACGTCGATGGGAGGGTCATCTGTACCAGAGTTTATAACTTCGGATGTCTCCGTGTCAGATGAACCTTTGACACCACTCGGGGAGTCTTCAGCAGACGGTGGCAGGATGAATATGTTGTCTTTACTCTCAGAAGCAGACTCCGAGTCATTGGCAGCAATGTCACCATTGGTTGGAACGTGTGATTCTCCTTCAGTGTTGCTGCTCGTTTCAGGGCTGTTTTTGGTGTTGTTAGATGTGCTGTCAGATTTCCTGTCGTCAGCAGACTCTGCTTTCTCTTCTGTTTGATCAGTATGGATGACATCACCATCAGCTGAGATACCGACCCTTTCAGGATCATCTACACTGGACGTACACTCTTTGTCAAGGCGATCAGTGCTCTCTGCACTGTTGGAGTTGAGTTCGACTGTACAGATGTTGGCCTCTGTGTCAGGATTTGTTGCTGTTTCCATTTCTGGTACTTTCTCGGTTTCAAAGGTTTCCTCGTGGTCTTGTTCATCTTTTTCAGAATCTGTTCTGGATTCTTCAAGAGTTTCAACACTTTTCAGTGCCTCTACTGATTCTACAGTCTCTGTTTCCAAAGTTTCTCCATcattctgttcttctgtaacgTGACCCACTATTGTTTCACTGGGAGTTTCACTGTTTTCAATACAGGCCACAGATTCCACTTCTTCTAATGTCTCTACTTCCAAAGTAGGTTTCTCCTCTTGATCAGCCTCTTTGGAATCTGTTTCTATTGATTCCTTGATGGTTTCCAAATGAGAAGAACTTTCAGTGGGTTCTTCTGTCTCTACTGCACTGTCAGTCTCTATGTCCAaagtttgttctttattctgtTCCTCTGTAACATCATCCACTATTACGCTGCTGAGAGTTTCTGTTTGACAAGGGTTTTCAGCAGGTGATACTTCTTCTGTTTCTTCTATCTTGTTGGTTTCTAGAGTTTGTTCGGTGTCTTGATCATCAATTTTGGAGTCTGTTTCAGTTTCCTCGAGAATTTCTGCATGAGACAAACTTTGAGTAGGTTCCTCTGCCTCTACTGTATCTGTGGCCTTTGTTTCTAAAGTTTGTTCCTGGTTCTGTTCATCCTTAACATGAGCCACTGTTACTTCTTTTTGGGCTTCACAAATGGCCTGAGTAGGTTCTACCATTTCTGCTTCTTCTACTGTGTTGGTTTCCAAAGTTTCTTCCTCATGGCACTCATTTGAAACAGTTTGTTCTTTACATTTACTGGATTCGATCGGCTCCACTGCATTGACTTCCTCAGTTTCTTGCTTTTCCTGCTCTTCCTTGACTTGATCCACCTTGGATTCCTTAAAGGTTTGATTGACAGAGCCATCGGCAGTAAGTTCTGCAGCAGATCCACCATTACTTCCTGCtggttctttgtcttttttcttttcattcgccgtttcatttttctgtttggtcTTATCATCTTGAGCCCctcctttctttttgcctctcttcttctttttcttctttttccctgAAGCAGGAGTACCCTGAGGCTGAGATTTACTGGGCGTTTCCTCTGCCTCATCGTTCTCTGCCTCTTCTGCATTTTCAGGCTCAGGTTGAGCTTCAATGTTTGAAGCAGTTGGAACGGATTCATCGGTTAAATTTTCTTTTGGAGCAACATCTGCAACTTTTTGTTGAGGACATAATTCAGTATTTGTTAAATGACTTTTCTCAACAGCTTCCTGTTTGCTGTCTTGCACCTCACTGGTGTCAACACTAACACTTTTGTCATCTGTCTCGACTACATTTGGACTACTCGTCTCTTTTAAACTAACCCCCTCAGACATTTCTCTTTCTGGAACATCAGGACTTGTTACAATCTCTTTCAGCTCAAAACTACTGGGTTCTGTAGTAGGAGAGTCACTGATTTCTGCATTTAAGTCCTCACTGAGACCATTTTCTCCAgtgttgtttttctctgcagGTAAGCAGGTCTGTTGTTCTTCTTGTGGCTGTTCTtcactggatgttttcagtgtggaAACATCAGCAGCATTACAGAGAAGATCAGAGCTCATATGATTCTCTTTGGCTTTCTCGTGCATTTCTTGTTGCTGCTCTGGAcccacttcttcctcttctctgcTACTTCTCAACTCAGTCTCCTCTGTGTTGCCTGGGAGATCATGAAGAGCATACGGTGATGGAAGGCCAAAAAAGTGTAGGCTTAAGACAAGACTTTCAACACTTCATCAGGAAGCGCATCAGCAGAAGTCAAGGTAAGGCAGAACACCTGGCTGATTCAAAGGCcagaaagagaagcagagtgccAAGATGACCAGGaagcacaagaaaaaaaaaaaaagcagaagaagaaaggcaGGAGGAAAATCAAAATAAGGCTGCTGATCCCGAGTACgtaagagaaaagaagaagggaATACTCCAACTGAATTTTCGCTACACACACCAGATGTTGACTTTTAAAAAGAGGATCATTCAATCCTCTCACTGTAGGATGCATCAGGATTTACACACCAACGCCACCCGCATTAGCAAAGTTAGTCGTGATTCAGCACTTATGTGTTTCTGGTGAAAGTGACTGAGGTGCAAGAGTTACATGAAAGCCAAGCATTAGTAATGGAAGATGATACAGAAAAAGCAAGTCTGTTAGTGGATGATATTTTAAAGGAAAAGCTTAGAGAGGTGATTCTCATTATGTTTCTAGTTGCTTCTCAGTCATATGTCAGCCTGTCTCCCACTACAGTCTGACTTCACGTTAGCCGATAATGTgcaaaactttgcagaagaagAGAAACGTGTTTACAGACTGGTACTAAATTATCCCTTTATAACAACTGAATGAAGGCTGAATTTCTTAAACTAACTAACTTGAACTTGGATTAAGGCTTAAAGTTTGCATTGTTAGGGGCGTGGCCACTCTCATCGATAGGGTGACGCAGACACATGCAGCTGTAGCTGCTAGGGCTTACCTCAGCTAATTCAGGTTACTAATAATAAAACTCATATGGCTTGGTGAGCCTTAAAATCCATCTAAGAAGTAAGCTCGTGCTCTAGTTTTTATAACTGAAATTCTAGTACTTCATCTAATATTCAACTTAGTACTAAACAGCAGGCCTCTGTGTGATGTTTTGTGCTAAGTTTCTAGTATTAGCTGATGACTTAGCAATCCAGTATCCTGAAGAAGTATGCCCCTTTTTAttgaaagataaaaaaaaggccaaacttaaacttaaaataaaatttctcAAGTTTGCTCCAGTCAAACTAGTGCACATCTTTTATAGTGTCCACAGACGGAGCATGCGCTCTGCCACAACTGTGTGGCACATGAATGTGTTTTAAATAGTTAATGGACAACAATGGAGATTTATgttatagagaaaaaaaaatatattgatgGTTAAtggttttagtctttttaaGGACTAAAGCTTCTGGACAGTGAGTAACTGATGAAGGCTCGATGTGTGAactagtttttcctttttaccaGAAAAATACAGAGGATCACCAAGCTTATCCTTTACAGATCAGTGCAAATCAGAGTCTAAGTGATATTTGACAGCATGACGCTGGGAACTGAAGAGTTCACTCCAAAATCTGGCTCAAAAAACTCTCAAAAACTTTCAAtagttaaaaaaacatattctATTTCATCGTTACTACCGTTTTGGAATGAGACTCTTGCATCAGTCGTACGCCGAGCCATGCagtgagaagaaagaaagttTTTAATTCCACAGTGGGTTTTACCGAGCATGCCGTTTCCCTCTGCTGGGGTCGTCTGCGAGTCCTGAGCTGGTTGGGAAGCAGGGTCTGCACTAGGGGACTCGTCAGCTTCTGCCACATCGACATCCCCATTGATGCTCAGATCAGGTCCCAACACTATTCCATGTTTCTGCAGTTAGAATAAATTGTTAGCATCGGAAAGCACCAGAACAGCAATTCCCAAACAACTAAAGCTtacagcgtttttcttttttttttttttttccacacactgAGTACCTTCAGAATATCTTTCAGCTTCACGACTTCTTCTCTGAGCTCATCGCGCTCAATTCGGATTGCATCTGTGTATTCTTTCTGCCGCTCTAAGGCCTGAGCAGAGCCACCCACCCAAAAGTGTTGCAGAGtgcaaaacaaagttaaaagtGTGCAAGAAGtgaaaacaagtaaaaacaGGCATTCAGGGTCATGCAAAGAAGATGCTGATTTCATGTCAGTAAGCTGAATATGATTAAATGAAAAACTGCTGGCTCCTTGGCCATACCCCAATTTTTTTATCCTTCCACTCCACCGTCTCCTGCAGATCAGTAATTTCTCTAACAAAACCCTCCTGTTTCAAACGCAGCTGACGGATCTCCTAAACAGCAGGAAAAGGAAAGCAAAGGTGTAAAAGTGAAGGAGAATGAAAGTAAAGCAGAGCAGGTATCAACTGTGcgggaaaagaaggaaaagttgTGAAAAGCACCCCAACATGCAGCCTCTCTGCGTGACACACTGAGTACAGgacagactttttttctttttaaatatggaAATCTGCAAAACGCTTCACACTCATAGTGAGTGGGGGATGGGGGGGTACTCACGTTTAGCAGCTCTTCACTTTGCTTTAGCGTCTCTTTCATTTCACTGAACTGGAACTGAAGCACACTGTGGGCATACTTCTCTCGCTCATATTCCTGTGGGGAGCAAGATTTTGTTTAACAGCCAAGTAACTGACAGAGGGCACAAAAACATTACAGCACAGCTGCTTTTGGGAATTTCAGCACCTTTATTGGATACCAATACTGACTTAATGAGCTGACAATACACATGTCTCATATGTCCTAATGCAACCTTATCAGCTCTGCTCTGGTGTAATAAAAAGCAATGAAGCTCACTTATGATTTCCTTGTCTGACTGTACAGCCTCACTTCTGTTTCAAACCTCTTTAAAACACTCGGTGCATTTAAGGGTTATATGAAGCTTGTTAGATGCTGGGTTGTCCAGGTGAAACCTTTGTACTGCTTCTTATTAGAAGTTAGGATGTCAGAGCCTTGTTTGATACATAGACTGTAGATAAAAGACGCCCCCCTGTGCCTGTACTTGGGATTTGCACTGATTCACTTTCCAGACGTGGAAGCTATGTAGATATTTTTTGGATATGCAGTCTAATTTTTTTGCAGGGATTCTCTGCATGTCTATTTTCAGACATGTCTGCTTTGGGGAAACTAAAACATTCAAACTGCGGCAGGTTTTGGTTCTAGATTTTCAGCTGATCCATGACATCCTTAATTTTGTGATGTTGTAGTTCTCTGCAGACTAAAGAGGTCTTCAGTAAAGATGGCTATGAAGCTGTGGAGGCCAGCTGATACTCTAAACAGAATTTATTGGCTTTGACAGGAGATGTCACACGAGCCAAGACACGCTAATGTacagaataaataatttttatgatccaacataaaaaaaatgacatactGTGCTTTTTCACTTTATATTAATGGCAGTTTTAAGGACAGTCTGTCGTACCTTGACTTTCTCCTCGTACTCTCGGCGTGACTCAGTTAGCAGCTCCTCAAGCTCCATGAGTGAGTCTTTGAGCGTGTCCACCTGGTACATCAGGTTGTTTTTCTCATTGTCCAGCTGAGCGTTCGACACCATGGCCTTACGATACTTCTCCTCCACTTCTGCTAGTGCATCCTGATGCATTGACAAAGGATAGAGGAATATCACAGTTGCTAGCTCCAACCGGTAACAGCAGGTGGCTGGCACACCCTTAACCTGGTTCTTCTTCCCCACCGTCGCCATGTGCTGTTCAGCGGGCACCATTATATATAtgtagtatttttattttatgtaacaCTCCATGAGATCGCTGTTGATGAATAAGCACTGTGCTAATAAAACTGCACTAATGAATTTAGATTAAAGTCTGAATTATGTACTTTCTGtaagtgaaaatgaaattaagcacacatgcatgcacacacatcaaaagaaagaaagaagaccACATGCAGATCACAGTTATAGCATGCAACAAACACTTTTGAGCCACATGAAAGGACTGCTATTAGAGTCCTTTCACTCCTACTCATTGAGGAAGAATTGAACACTCTCTCCACAGGTTATTGATCTGTATAACAGAAGCCTCAGAGGAAAGAATTTCAACCCAGTGTGCcataaaagcaaaaagaaaaccacaatAACCAGTTCAAGTCAGGGGAGACAAACCCGTTAGTTAACAGTATGGAAGGCTCTCAGGTTTATACCTTGACTTCTTTTAGGTTCTGAGTGTACTTGGCTTCCACTTCCTGAATTTGATCCTTCAGTTCGTGAATCTCCTGGTAaagagtgcagcagcagcagcagcagaggtgagcAGAGATGCACAGTGTGACAGCAGCAGTGAAGGTGAAGCAGAGAGTTTGGGGAACAGTTAACACTGTGAGAGGACAGCTTCGCAAAGACAACGAGAATGGTAAAAATATGGCACAGACTGACAAAACAGCTAGCCCGGTTGTTGTGTACAACAGTGGTCCCCAACCACCTGGCCATGgactggtaccggtccgtgagtcgtttggtactgggccacaagagttgaggctcgtgtgaaatttacagttttcagggtttttatggttatttttttttatcatttttatcgttaactccgtttccctgggtcttttcccttgtgttatgaataaatcttttttttggtaccggtactagttttattttgttgtatttatccacgacaccttaaaggtccgtgaaaatattgtcgga containing:
- the lrrfip1a gene encoding leucine-rich repeat flightless-interacting protein 1 isoform X8; protein product: MGTQGTGRKRSTKKDKTTAEDDALNLIAREAEARLAAKRAARAEAREIRMKELERQQKEVEDRDYLEKGSRAASALTAGTLTSLGGSSSRRGSGETALTVDAESSIREIKEIHELKDQIQEVEAKYTQNLKEVKDALAEVEEKYRKAMVSNAQLDNEKNNLMYQVDTLKDSLMELEELLTESRREYEEKVKEYEREKYAHSVLQFQFSEMKETLKQSEELLNEIRQLRLKQEGFVREITDLQETVEWKDKKIGALERQKEYTDAIRIERDELREEVVKLKDILKKHGIVLGPDLSINGDVDVAEADESPSADPASQPAQDSQTTPAEGNGMLGNTEETELRSSREEEEVGPEQQQEMHEKAKENHMSSDLLCNAADVSTLKTSSEEQPQEEQQTCLPAEKNNTGENGLSEDLNAEISDSPTTEPSSFELKEIVTSPDVPEREMSEGVSLKETSSPNVVETDDKSVSVDTSEVQDSKQEAVEKSHLTNTELCPQQKVADVAPKENLTDESVPTASNIEAQPEPENAEEAENDEAEETPSKSQPQGTPASGKKKKKKKRGKKKGGAQDDKTKQKNETANEKKKDKEPAGSNGGSAAELTADGSVNQTFKESKVDQVKEEQEKQETEEVNAVEPIESSKCKEQTVSNECHEEETLETNTVEEAEMVEPTQAICEAQKEVTVAHVKDEQNQEQTLETKATDTVEAEEPTQSLSHAEILEETETDSKIDDQDTEQTLETNKIEETEEVSPAENPCQTETLSSVIVDDVTEEQNKEQTLDIETDSAVETEEPTESSSHLETIKESIETDSKEADQEEKPTLEVETLEEVESVACIENSETPSETIVGHVTEEQNDGETLETETVESVEALKSVETLEESRTDSEKDEQDHEETFETEKVPEMETATNPDTEANICTVELNSNSAESTDRLDKECTSSVDDPERVGISADGDVIHTDQTEEKAESADDRKSDSTSNNTKNSPETSSNTEGESHVPTNGDIAANDSESASESKDNIFILPPSAEDSPSGVKGSSDTETSEVINSGTDDPPIDVTSDGPEESADGEPRAETEQECPPAIVTSPHQDGDNLENKNLEEPKDLVNPDEKSNSCDGASSTESPEALSNETVVQDEELEISAAVMLDTPQAPQEATETGSSADQKLAVVEDPQHKNDQHEEESSLSAEQPHESNKDQSENNNQLENEGEEDDEDEGQSFDFDDMDIEAAEELSRCQNPEQEEIDEGVELTADETNNGLCQSNAESNENKSAEGSDGGNQADKDPDTVPQEDQNSVAHEEATSEKLENVCEEEINAHKEEAGEADQPGKASEEVSSAGAPGAVAENINQTVSSLVEAGIDVVKNAVQDEDADLPKSADQAGSNKGAAQSGKESKKSGKKGKGKGKEECKMS